The genomic region AATTATTACTGTAAAGGATTTATTTTATACTGCCTTAGTAGCCTCAGACAATACAGCTATTATTGCTTTGACTAGAATCGCTGGATTTAATGAAGATCAATTTGTCCAGAAAATGAATGAGAAAGCTAAAAGTTTGGGTTTAGCGGAGACGCAGTTTGCTGACCCGAGCGGACTAGATCCAAATAATCAGTCTAGCGCTAAAGATGTGGCAAAACTTTTAAATTATGCTTTGCAAAATGAGGAACTTAAAAAGGTGACGACCACAGAAGCCTATGAATTTCAAGCAATGACAAAAGTTAAATCAAGAACTGTGAAATTATATAATACTGACCGTTTAGTCCATAGTTATTTGGACATTGTCGGCGGTAAAACCGGTTCCTTGAATGAAGCAGGTTATTGCTTGGCAGTAAAAATAAAAGGAGCAAGCGAACAAGAAATTTTAATCGTTGTTTTGGGCAGTAAAACTGATGGCGACCGTTTTCAAGATGTTAAAGCTGTTTACGATTGGGTGTTTTCTAATTATAAATGGTAATTTATGTTTGATCTTAATTATATAGAAATATTTAAAAATATTTCTCCTCAATTTGCTACTTTTTTAATTGCCATGATTCCCGTCGCTGAATTAAGGGTAGCTTTGCCGCTAGCAATAACCGCCTATAAATTATCACTCTGGGAGGCTCTATTCTTTTCAATATTGGGTAATATTGTGCCAGTTTTTTTTATACTTTATTTTGTTGAACCGTTTACTGAATTTCTAATGAAACATTCCAGAATTTTTAAAAGTTTTTTTACCTGGCTATTTAAAAGAACCAGAATTAAATTTGCAGGGAATTATGAAAAATATGGTTTATTGGCGCTGGCAATTTTTGTGGCAATACCATTACCAATGACAGGCGCCTGGACAGGAGCTTTGGCAGCGTTTTTATTTCAAATTCCTAAAAAACAAGCGGCAATTTATATACTATTAGGAATTTTTTGCGCTGCAATAATTGTTACATTTTTGACTTTTAGCACTCTTGGAACCATAAATTTATTTAAATAAAACTACTATGAAAATCGGCATTGACTGTCGAACAATTTTAAATACTCAATTTGGCGAACTGGCCGGTGTCGGGCACTATACTTATTATTTGCTTAAATACTTATTAGATATGGATAAGGTAAATGAATATGTTTTGTTTTTTTATGACCACAGGATTAAAGTTCCGGAATTTGAGCAGCCTAATGTAAAAATAGTTTATTTCCCTGGTTTGGAAAATATTGGCAAGATTCCTTTTTTTTACCGCCATTGGTTTATCCCGCAAATTTTACGATTGTATAGATTGGATCTTTATCATAATCCTGCTAATATAATTCCCATTTTTCATTTTAAAAAGTCTCTGATTACTGTGCATGATTTGGCAGTTTATAAGCATCCTGAATGGTTCCCCGGCAGACAATTTTTTAATTTAAGGATACTAATGCCCTGGAGTTTTTCCAAAGCCAGAAAAATAATAGCAGTTTCACAGAGCACCAAAGATGATTTGATAAAGCTTTTTGGGGTAAAAAAAGAAAAAATTGAAGTTATCTATGAAGGAGTTGAGGATTATACGAAAATTTCAATTGATGAGAGCAAGCTTAGCGAAAAGGTTAAGCTTGCAGATCAATTTTTTTTGTTTATTGGATCACTTGAACCTAGAAAAAATTTAGCCAGATTAGTTGAGGCTTTTGCTGAATTTATCAAAACCGCTCCTGATAAAAATATAAAATTAATTTTGGCAGGCAAAAAAGGCTGGAAATACGAGCCGATTTTTGAAGCAATAGATAGATTTGGCTTGCATGATAAAGTTATTTATCTTGGCTATATAACTTTGGAAGAAAAAGTATATTTGCTAAAAAAAGCAATTGCTCTGACTTATCCAAGCTTATATGAAGGTTTTGGTTTGCCGATTATTGAAGCTATGAATTTAGGCGTGCCGATTATAACTTCTAATGTTGCCTCAATTCCCGAATTAGTTATTGATAATGCGTTATTAATTGATCCTTACGATGTTCAGGCGATAAAAGAGGCGATGCAAAAAATTGTTGGAGACAAAGAATTAAGGAAATCACTAGCAAAAAAAAGCCAGGGCATTGCCCAGAATTTTACCTGGCAGGAATGCGCAAAAAAAACCTTGGCAGTTTACGAATCATTAAAATAAGGCGCAACAAAAAAACAACTCTGCGTCGCAGCGCTGTTTTTTTAATTATTTAACGCAAGATTAAATAAATAATAATAATTTGGACAAGAATCCCAAGTTTTAGGGAAATGGTCCAGTGTAAACGATTATGGGTCCAATCGTGAAATTTATGAGTACGTCTAAAATATTTTTCTGAAACTTCATAAGCCGCGACCATAATATCCGGTAAAACTCCGCCTGTGATTCCCCATAAGACATTGGCGTTAAAAGATATTTTATGGAAATAGAAAAGCAGAGTTAGTAGAATAATTGTGGAAAAAATATCAAAGATAATCAAATACAGCATGCCTTTGTTTTTAAAATCATTGCGGTATGCTTTAATTAATTGTTGATCACCGTGAGGAATAAGATCCAAAAAAAAGTGGGAAATAAAAGCTAAAACAAAAGCTAGAAGCGGAGTATTAACATTTTCGCCTATAATTGCACCGACTGTAGCATGAACCGAGAGTAACATATTAAACAATAAAAGTAAGTAAAATTATAAAGAAGATAATTTGTAAGATTAGTCCTGTTGTAAATTTCCATTCATATTTTTTGGCTATTAAGAAATGGAAAAAATTATGGAGTTTTTGATGCAGTTTTAAAAATTTTTTGTTAGAAGTAAGGTATATTGCCTGAAAAAAATCTGGGAGAAGGCTGCCAAAAAACGCCCAATAAACACTCGGTTTAAGAAATTCTATCCTTTGGTAAAAAATCAAAAGCAGAGAACCTAGAGTTAAGATATCAATAGCAGCAGCGCTGATTAAAAACATCATGCCTTTCCAATTTTGGGGTGTCCTGCTGTCGCCATGCGGGATTGCATCAAAAATATAGTGGGCGATTAGGCCAAGAAAAAAGGCGAAGATGGGATTTTGGATGCGTTGGCCGATTATTATGCCAATTGCGCCATGAACTGTTAAAAACATATTTTTTATTTTAGAGTACCAGGGGAGAGAATTGAACTCTCGACCTCGGGCTTATGAGTCCCGCGCTCTAACCAACTGAGCTACCCTGGCTTGATTATAACAAAAATAGTTTATTTGGCAATAAACTATTATGTAAAAATTATAGCCTAAAAATACGATTTTGGCAAGGCTTAATTGACTACCATTGATACTTGGCTTTTTGTAAAAATTGGCATAAAGAAATTAAGTTTTTTGCAATTTTAGCTTCGTCCTCATAAATCCATTCATCCCATTTTACTTTGCCATTAGTTACTACCTTTTCTTTGGCCGGATAATACATGATGCCGTATGGCGGAATAAATAAGCCAAGATGATTGGCTGCAAGCGCCATTGATGATGACGCATTTAGCCTGCCACCTTCATTTTCTTTGGAGGCTGAAAAAAAGACCCCAATTTTACCTTCCATTAAATAGCCATTGGCAGCCAGGCAGCATAAACGATCAAAAAAGTTTTTCATTAGTCCGCTCATATTGAACCAATATATAGGTGTGCCAAAAATTATTGCATCTGCTTTAAGCAGTTGAGGATAAATTTTTTGCATGCCATCTTTCTGGATGCAAGGATATTTACAAGTCTTAGGGTCAGTACTATAGCAGCCTTTACAAGCATTAATTTTGTAATCTTTGAGATTGATTAATTTGGTTTCAGCGCCAGATTTTTTAAACTTAGCTAGAAAATTTTTTAATAATCTGCCTGTTGTGCCAGCATTATGTGGCGAGCCGTTAATGCCCAAAACTAAAATTTTTTTACTCATAATTTTTAAATTTAATTTTATGTGCCGCCAGTCGGGGTCGAACCGACATGGAATTACTTCCACACGATTTTGAGCCTGCCTGCCGGCAGGCAGGTCGTGCTAGTATGGTTGTTATGTGCCGCCAGTCGGGGTCGAACCGACATGGGATTGCTCCCGCAGGATTTTGAGTCCTGTGCGTCTGCCAATTCCGCCATGGCGGCATGTATTTAAAGTAGATTTTTTAAAAATTCTTTACCACAACCAGATTTTAAATATTTTTCTTTTTTTCTGGCTTCTAATCGGTTCGGGTATTCTTCAATTAATATAATATCAAATGGTTTATAAGGTTTGGTAGTTTTATTATATCCAAGATTGTGTTGCTTGATTCTTCGTGCTGGATTATCTGAAATCCCTACATAAATATAATTTTTGTTTTTACTTTTTATGGCGTAAACATAATACATATGAAAAAGATTTTGAGCCTGCCTGCCGGCAGGCAGGTCGTGCGCGTCTGCCCTGCCTACCGGCAGGCAAGCAATTCCGCCATGGCGGCAGGGCTTAAATATTACTTATTTTATCTAAATTTTTGGCTTTTGTCAATTTTACCCTGCATTAGACTATCCTAAAGTGTCGGTCATTGCAGGGCTTCGCAAAATTCTTAAAATAGTGTAGAATAAAGGTATCTTTATAAAAAATATGGGTCAAATAATCTCAATAGTTAATCAAAAAGGGGGAGTCGGCAAAACAACAACTGCCATTAATTTGGCTGCTTATTTGGCTAGTTTGGGCAAATTTGTATTGTTAGTTGATATGGATCCGCAGGCCAATGCCACGAGCGGTTTAGGCATAGATTATAATAGTCTGGACAAGGGTGTTTATGAAGCAATAATTGGTTCTCATAATTTGCGGGATGTTGTTTTAAATACTACAATTTCCGGCTATAAAATCGTGCCAGCAACATTAAATTTAGCCGGAGCAAATGTGGAATTAGTTAATTTGGAAAATCGGGAATTTAAGCTTGAACAAGCCTTACTGCCGATTCGTAATGACTATGATTATATTTTAATTGATTGCCCTCCATCTTTAGGCCTTTTAACTATTAACAGTTTGGTAGCCGCAGAAAAGCTTTTAATTCCAGTCCAAGCAGAATATTACGCTTTGGAAGGTTTGGGCCAACTAATCAATACCATTAGTCTTGTTAAAAATATAAACCCTAATATAGAAGTTTTAGGCGCTGTTTTAACCATGTTTGATAAACGAAATAATTTGTCTGAAGAAATTTTACATCAGCTTTACCAATATTTTCCCAATCGTATTTTTCGTTCAGTTATTCCGCGCAATGTGCGTTTAACTGAGGCGCCAAGTTATGGTAAAACAATTTTAGAATATGATCCTAAATCAAAAGGCGCCAAAGCTTATGAAAGATTGGCGCGAGAGATTATTGATTTAACTAATACCAATTATTTTTAGAAATTGGAAATTGGAAAATGGAAAGTAGGGATAAGAAAAAATTTTAATTTTATATTTACGATATCTAATTTTTAATTACTAATCAACTAATATCATTTATTATGCCATTAGGAAGGGGTTTGAATTCTTTATTGCCCTCAAAACCAATTGCGACTAAATTTTCCAATGAGGAAATTAATAAAATTGATGAAAAAAACCGGATCTGGCAAGTTGAGCTGGAAAAAATCCAATTAAATCCGCAACAGCCGAGAAAAAGGTTTGACCATGCGGAACTTGAAGATTTGATTGAATCCATCAAATCATATGGCATTATTCAACCTTTAATTACCACTAAAACTGCGGATAATAATTATCAATTAATTGCCGGCGAGCGCAGATTTCGCGCTGCCCAGGTCTTGAATTTAAAAACAGTGCCAGTTTTGGTGCGGGAAGCAAAAGAACAGGAAAAATTAGAATTAGCTTTGATTGAAAATGTACAAAGAAAAAATTTAAATCCGATTGAGGAAGCATTATCATATAAGCGGCTAATTGATGAATTTAATTTGTCGCAGGAAGAAGTCGGACAAAAAATCGGTAAAAAAAGATCTACGATTGCCAATACCTTAAGGCTTTTAGCTTTACCGGAAGAAGTGCAAAAGGCGATTTTGGATGAAAAAATTTCCGAGGGGCACGCCCGCACAATTGCTGCTTTGGCTAATGAAAAAGAACAATTGGATCTTTTGAAAAAGATCGTACATAATCAGATGACTGTCAGGGAAGCAGAAAGCCAAGTTAAAAAAGTCAGGGTGAAAAGTCATGTGAGGACATTACAAACCGATCCGGTGATTTTAGAAAAAGAAGAAAAATTAAGAAATTTTTTGGGTCATAAAGTCAGTATAAAAAATCAGGGCAAAGGCGGCGAACTAGTTATCTTTTATCATTCTCAAGATGATCTGAATGATATTTATAAAAAATTATTAGATCTGGAGTAATATGAAGCTAATTAATTATCTGAGAAATTCTTTGGTTTACCTGAAAGATTTTCAGGAGTTATTTTTAGAAAAATTAATCCGTTTAACTATCTATGGGGGAGCATTGCTTCTGCCCCTTTTTTTTATTCCTTTAACTACGCAATTTTTAGAATATAGTAAAGTGATATTGTTCTACCTGCTGGTAGTTTTAGGCTGTATTTTTTGGCTCGTAAAAATATTTATAACAAAAAAGTTAAATCTTCAAACAAAGTGGCTGGATATTCCCATTATCATATTTTTGCTTGTTTATTTTCTAGCGAGTCTATTTTCTTTTGATGCTTATCAGAGCTTTTTGGGCAGATATTTACAAATTGATTTTTCTTTTTTGACATTTGTCTTTTTGACTTTGTTTTATTTTTTGACCAGCAGGTTTATAAAAACAGTTCAAGAAATAAAGACAATTTTTTATTGCCTGACGGTTTCTTCTTTGTTATTAATTATAAGCAGTGTCCTGGGAATTTTTGCTTTAAATCCTTTGCCCTCGCTTTTGGGAAATTCAGCCAATAGCTTTTACTTTCTTGTTTTATTGGCTTTGATTTTTAATACTGCTTTAATATTGCTTGCCAAAAAGAAAACTACTCAAATTTTAACTTTTATACTTAGCTTGGTTTTTTTAGTCAGCCTTTTCGTTACGAGTAATCAAAATATCTTGCTAATATTAATTTTAACAATTTTCTTTTTTATTTTAATTAGTTCGTTTCGTTCGCAGCACTTTTCCAATAAATTGGTGATAACATTAACTTGCCTGCTTTTTTTAACTGTGCTCGCTCTGATTTTACCAGTGAGCAATTGGCTAGGTTTAATTAGTCCTGTTCAATTAAGCTTGCCCGCAGCCTTTGGCTGGCAAATTACAAAAGCAAGCTTGGCTGACAATTTTATTTTAGGTGTCGGTCCGCAAAATTTTGCCTTTAGTTTTTTTAAATATAGGCCTTTAGCATTTAATCTTACAAATTTGTGGCAGTTTAGCTTTGCTAAAAACTCTAATTTCTGGCTGGAGATATTGAATAACACAGGCGCATTAGGGCTATTGATTATGATTATTATTCTAGGCTCGTATTTTAAAAAATTTTTCAGTTTTGTCAAAAGGTTTGAAATTTTAGACAGCTTGTCCTCGGAAAGATTTTATTTAGCCATAATTATTAGTACCGGCTTAATTGCCCTAATAATCTATGGGTTTTTAATAAATTTTGATTTCCTTTCAGGTTACTTATTATTCTTATTATTAGGTTTGGGAGTAAGCTTAATCCAGCCAGTTGCTTGGAGTAAAATTTTTACTAATAAGTATGTTTTAGATTTAATGGTTTATGCCTTAGTAATTTTAATCTTATGTTTCGGTTATTTTGGTTTTAAAATAATTTTAGCTGACAGCTATATAAATCAGGCAATAGCTAAAAATTATGCAGCTCTTGAAGACTATAACTGGAGTGAATCAAAAATACAGCAAGCTATAAAATATAACCCACTGCGTCTTGATTATAATTTAACCCTGGATAATTTATTAATAAGCAAACTGGTGTTTGCGCAAAAAAATGGTCAGTCAGTTGAAGCTGAAAATTTACTAACCCAGATTACAAATAATTTGAGCGCGGTAATGCAAAAAGAGAAATTAAGCCGTGATGATTATTTGGCTTTACAGCAAAATTATACAGCTTTAAAAAATATGGGTCTGCCATTTATTGATCAGCAAAAAGAAATATTAGATAAGTTACTAGCTTTTGATCCTAAAAATCCAGAATTACACATTGATCGCGCACTATTGAATTTTGAGCAGTATGATTTGTTAAAGCAGGGCAAATTACAAGCAGCTGATAAACAAGCAGCCATGGCTGTTTTACTTAAGGATGTTAAATCTGATTTGGATACGAGTCTTGAACTTAAAAATAATTATGTTTTAGGTTATTTTAATCTGGGCCTTTATTATCAGGAAATAGGAGATGAACCGCAAGCTCTGCTGAATATTGCCAAAGCTTTTGATTTGGATCCCAGCCAAAAATTGGTTGTATTGAGTCTAAAAAAACTTTATCTTAACCAAGATAAAGTTGATATGGCAATTGAGGTTTTAACAAAATATCTAAGCTTAAATCCTTTGGATAATGAAATTAGATTAGAATTAGCTTTGATTTATCGTGATAATAATAAATTGGATTTAACCAAAGCAGAATTAAATAAAATTTTAGAAATGCAGCCGGACAATGCGCAAGCTAAAGAAATTTTGGATAAATTAGAATAATCTAATTGTTTACTTTTTTAAGAATCTATCAATCAGCGTCCTTTTTGCCAGGATGCTTTTTATTTTACTTTTTGCTTGGGGAGTTTTAACAAATTTTAACCAGTCAGAGCTTGGATATTTGCGGTTTTTATCAGTCAGAATTTCAATCACATCCCCGCTCTTTAAAGGCGTATCCAGACTGGCGATATGATTGTTTATAAGAGAACCAGTGCATTGATTGCCTACATCAGTATGCACATAATAAGCAAAATCAATCGGAGTAGCGCCTTTAGGCAGATCAATAACATCGCCTTTGGGCGTAAACACAAAAATTCTGTCCTGGAAAACGTCAATTTTTAAATTTTCTAAAAATTTTTGATTCGCTGTCAGCTCTTTTTGCCATTTGGTTAATTCCTCAATCCATTTTGTTTTTCTGCTTAGTTTAAGTGAACCCTTTTCATCGTAATGCCAATGGGCAGCAATGCCAAATTCAGCATCTTCATCCATTTCCTTGGTTCTGATCTGGATTTCAATAATTTCACCATCAGTGGTGAAAACAGTGGTGTGCAAAGAAGAATAGCCATTGGGTTTTGGCTGGGCAATGTAATCTTTGATGCGGCCTTTGAGCGGCTTCATTTTTTTATGGATAATGCCCAGGACAG from Patescibacteria group bacterium harbors:
- a CDS encoding ParB/RepB/Spo0J family partition protein codes for the protein MPLGRGLNSLLPSKPIATKFSNEEINKIDEKNRIWQVELEKIQLNPQQPRKRFDHAELEDLIESIKSYGIIQPLITTKTADNNYQLIAGERRFRAAQVLNLKTVPVLVREAKEQEKLELALIENVQRKNLNPIEEALSYKRLIDEFNLSQEEVGQKIGKKRSTIANTLRLLALPEEVQKAILDEKISEGHARTIAALANEKEQLDLLKKIVHNQMTVREAESQVKKVRVKSHVRTLQTDPVILEKEEKLRNFLGHKVSIKNQGKGGELVIFYHSQDDLNDIYKKLLDLE
- a CDS encoding GIY-YIG nuclease family protein — translated: MYYVYAIKSKNKNYIYVGISDNPARRIKQHNLGYNKTTKPYKPFDIILIEEYPNRLEARKKEKYLKSGCGKEFLKNLL
- a CDS encoding serine hydrolase: MLANFFISLIAIPLLWTAQFNFDGFLNLGQSQNFAIDQQKAPQRIYTDYLDVKTTAESIVAVDVKSGKILYQKNSDEIRPIASITKLMTALVFLDHNPGWTKETFTIPSDLRYGSTPHLKDGEIITVKDLFYTALVASDNTAIIALTRIAGFNEDQFVQKMNEKAKSLGLAETQFADPSGLDPNNQSSAKDVAKLLNYALQNEELKKVTTTEAYEFQAMTKVKSRTVKLYNTDRLVHSYLDIVGGKTGSLNEAGYCLAVKIKGASEQEILIVVLGSKTDGDRFQDVKAVYDWVFSNYKW
- a CDS encoding flavodoxin family protein is translated as MSKKILVLGINGSPHNAGTTGRLLKNFLAKFKKSGAETKLINLKDYKINACKGCYSTDPKTCKYPCIQKDGMQKIYPQLLKADAIIFGTPIYWFNMSGLMKNFFDRLCCLAANGYLMEGKIGVFFSASKENEGGRLNASSSMALAANHLGLFIPPYGIMYYPAKEKVVTNGKVKWDEWIYEDEAKIAKNLISLCQFLQKAKYQW
- a CDS encoding glycosyltransferase family 1 protein, encoding MKIGIDCRTILNTQFGELAGVGHYTYYLLKYLLDMDKVNEYVLFFYDHRIKVPEFEQPNVKIVYFPGLENIGKIPFFYRHWFIPQILRLYRLDLYHNPANIIPIFHFKKSLITVHDLAVYKHPEWFPGRQFFNLRILMPWSFSKARKIIAVSQSTKDDLIKLFGVKKEKIEVIYEGVEDYTKISIDESKLSEKVKLADQFFLFIGSLEPRKNLARLVEAFAEFIKTAPDKNIKLILAGKKGWKYEPIFEAIDRFGLHDKVIYLGYITLEEKVYLLKKAIALTYPSLYEGFGLPIIEAMNLGVPIITSNVASIPELVIDNALLIDPYDVQAIKEAMQKIVGDKELRKSLAKKSQGIAQNFTWQECAKKTLAVYESLK
- a CDS encoding small multi-drug export protein yields the protein MFDLNYIEIFKNISPQFATFLIAMIPVAELRVALPLAITAYKLSLWEALFFSILGNIVPVFFILYFVEPFTEFLMKHSRIFKSFFTWLFKRTRIKFAGNYEKYGLLALAIFVAIPLPMTGAWTGALAAFLFQIPKKQAAIYILLGIFCAAIIVTFLTFSTLGTINLFK
- a CDS encoding AAA family ATPase, with the translated sequence MGQIISIVNQKGGVGKTTTAINLAAYLASLGKFVLLVDMDPQANATSGLGIDYNSLDKGVYEAIIGSHNLRDVVLNTTISGYKIVPATLNLAGANVELVNLENREFKLEQALLPIRNDYDYILIDCPPSLGLLTINSLVAAEKLLIPVQAEYYALEGLGQLINTISLVKNINPNIEVLGAVLTMFDKRNNLSEEILHQLYQYFPNRIFRSVIPRNVRLTEAPSYGKTILEYDPKSKGAKAYERLAREIIDLTNTNYF